In one window of Arachis ipaensis cultivar K30076 chromosome B06, Araip1.1, whole genome shotgun sequence DNA:
- the LOC107604894 gene encoding uncharacterized protein LOC107604894, whose translation MANPCVLFCLEEALHSLEISLNQIICYTWSGSDTLKLKSIRAGLKKLNLVEDRAIARVNHFGVYVRYFFNLPAPIDQIPTNMSPVKIVPTSMAKEFVGVNV comes from the exons ATGGCTAATCCATGTGTGTTATTCTGTCTTGAGGAAGCCCTTCATTCACTTGAAATTTCTCTGAACCAG ATTATATGTTATACCTGGTCTGGTAGTGATACATTGAAACTAAAAAGCATAAGAGCTGGCCTCAAAAAACTGAATTTGGTAGAAGATAGAGCTATTGCAAGG GTGAACCATTTTGGTGTCTATGTGAGATATTTCTTCAATCTTCCTGCACCAATAGATCAAATTCCTACAAATATG TCTCCTGTGAAAATCGTACCCACTAGCATGGCCAAAGAATTCGTTGGCGTAAATGTATGA
- the LOC107604893 gene encoding 40S ribosomal protein S27-2, whose amino-acid sequence MVLQNDIDLLNPPAELEKRKHKLKRLVQSPNSFFMDVKCQGCFNITTVFSHSQTVVVCGNCQTILCQPTGGRARLTEGCSFRKKGD is encoded by the exons ATG GTTCTGCAGAACGATATTGATTTGCTTAATCCTCCGGCTGAGCTTGAGAAGAGGAAGCACAAGCTCAAGCGTCTTGTTCAGTCTCCTAATTCTTTCTTCATG GATGTGAAATGCCAAGGTTGCTTCAACAT TACCACTGTATTCAGCCATTCTCAGACCGTAGTGGTGTGTGGAAACTGCCAAACGATCTTGTGCCAGCCCACTGGTGGAAGAGCAAGGCTAACCGAGGGCTGCTCCTTTAGGAAGAAGGGAGACTAA